The DNA window CAAGGCGAGCAGGCTCGCGAAGACCCGAAGCCTCACACCAGCTCGCTGAGCACCGCGTCGGTGTAGGCGGGCCAGACCTCGGCCGCCCACGGGCCGAAGGCGCGATCGGTCAGCGCGACGCACGCCGCTCCCGCCGACGGGTCCACCCACAGGAAGGTGCCGGACTGTCCGAAGTGGCCGAACGTCTCGGGCACGCTCCGCGAACCCGTCCAATGTGGACTCTTGTGGTCCCTGATCTCGAAGCCGAGCCCCCAGTCGTTCGGCTTCTGGTGGCCGAATCCCGGCAGCACGCCGTTGAGACCGGGGAAGACCACCGAGGTCGCTTCGGTGACGGTGGCGGGATCGAGCAGGGTCGGCCGTTGCAATTCGCCCGCGAACAGCGCGAGATCGGCGGCCGTCGACACCGCACCCGATGCGGGGGAGCCGGTGAGCTTCGTAGCCTTCATGCCGAGCGGGACGAACAGCGCCTCGGCCTGGTAATCGGCGAAGGGGATCTCGGAGTGCTCGGTGAGCGCGTCGGCGAGCTGCTCGAAACCGGCGTTCGAGTACAGCCGCCTGGTACCGGGCTCGGCCATCGCGCGGTGCTCGTCGAAGGCGAGCCCGGAGGTGTGGGCGAGCAGGTGCCGCACGGTCGACCCTTCGGGACCGGCGGGGGTGTCCAGCTCGACCACGCCCTCTTCGATCGCGATGAGCGCGGCGTAGGCGGTGAGCAGCTTCGACACCGACGCCAGCGGGAACTCCCGCGCCTGGTCACCATGGGCGGCCACGGTTTCGCCGCCCGCCCCGACCACGACCGTCGCGGCGTTGTCCACCGGCCAGTCCTCGATCATCCGCACGCTGTCCATGGCTTCAGCCTACGAAACGGGGGTGGCCCGCGACGCGCGGACCACCCCCGTTCCGGTACTGCTCAGGCGTCGAGATCGCTCGCGACCAGCTCGGCGATCGCGTCGACGGCTTCCTGGGCGCCCTCGCCCTCGGCGGTGATGATGACCTCGTCACCGTGACCGGCGGCGAGCGTCATCAGGTTCAGCACACTGCCTGCGGCGACCGGGTCACGGCCATCCTTGGCGATCCGCACCGCGACCGGCTGCGCGGCTGCCGCCTTGGCGACCAGCGCGGCTGGCCTCGCGTGCAGGCCGACCTTGCTCGCCACCGTGACTCGCTTCTCGGGCATTTCTTTCCTTTCGAACGTACTTCTGGTGCTACTTGGCGGCCGTCGCCTCGAGATCGGCCTCGATCTGCTCTTCGCGGCCAGGGGTCTTCAGGTTCCACTTCTTGATCACGAACCGGAACAGCACGTAGTAGAGCACCGCGTAGGCGAGACCGATCGGGATGAGCAGCCACACCTTGGTCGCCGCCGGCGAGCCCGCGTAGAGCGCGAAGTCGATCGCACCACCGGAGAAGTTGAACCCGAGGTGGATTCCCAGCCAGTTGACCAGCGCCAGCGAGACACCGGTGAGCACCGCGTGGATCAGGTACAGCGGCCACGCGACGAACATGAACGCGAACTCGATCGGCTCGGTGACACCGGTGAGGAACGCGGTGAACGCGGCGGCCACCATCACGCTGCCGACGACCTTCTTCTGCGACGGGTGCGCGGTCTGCCAGATCGCCAGCGCCGCGGCGGGCAGCGCGAACATCATGATCGGGAAGAACCCGGTCATGAACGAGCCGCTGCCCGGCACGCCGTGGGCGAAGTTGGTCAGGTCGCCGCCGTCGAAGATGAACCACACCGGCACGTTGAGCAGCTGGTGCAGGCCGATCGGGATGAGCAGGCGGTTGAAGAAGCCGTAGATCCCGCCACCGATGATCGGACTGCCGGTGATCGCTTCGCCGAGGTTGTGCAGGCCCGCGTCGACGTACTTGAACAGCAGGCCGAAGATCACGCCGAGCACGATCAGCGCGACCGAGTTGATGATCGGCACGAACCGCCGGCCGCCGAAGAACGCCAGGAACGGCGGCAGCTTGATGCGGTGGTACTTCTGCCACAGCACCGCGGTCACGAGACCGACCACG is part of the Amycolatopsis sp. CA-230715 genome and encodes:
- a CDS encoding HPr family phosphocarrier protein yields the protein MPEKRVTVASKVGLHARPAALVAKAAAAQPVAVRIAKDGRDPVAAGSVLNLMTLAAGHGDEVIITAEGEGAQEAVDAIAELVASDLDA
- a CDS encoding serine hydrolase domain-containing protein → MDSVRMIEDWPVDNAATVVVGAGGETVAAHGDQAREFPLASVSKLLTAYAALIAIEEGVVELDTPAGPEGSTVRHLLAHTSGLAFDEHRAMAEPGTRRLYSNAGFEQLADALTEHSEIPFADYQAEALFVPLGMKATKLTGSPASGAVSTAADLALFAGELQRPTLLDPATVTEATSVVFPGLNGVLPGFGHQKPNDWGLGFEIRDHKSPHWTGSRSVPETFGHFGQSGTFLWVDPSAGAACVALTDRAFGPWAAEVWPAYTDAVLSELV
- a CDS encoding PTS transporter subunit EIIC, which gives rise to MSATTAEGAKGKGRGLAGLQRFGRSLMLPIAALPAAGLLGRLGADDVLGKDGLGWGKVAEVLGAAGNGLFNWLPLLFAVGIAVGFARKGDGSTGVAAVVGFVVFNSVVQVFAPINKMEGFKEPWYLQPIKWPYSVLAGVVVGLVTAVLWQKYHRIKLPPFLAFFGGRRFVPIINSVALIVLGVIFGLLFKYVDAGLHNLGEAITGSPIIGGGIYGFFNRLLIPIGLHQLLNVPVWFIFDGGDLTNFAHGVPGSGSFMTGFFPIMMFALPAAALAIWQTAHPSQKKVVGSVMVAAAFTAFLTGVTEPIEFAFMFVAWPLYLIHAVLTGVSLALVNWLGIHLGFNFSGGAIDFALYAGSPAATKVWLLIPIGLAYAVLYYVLFRFVIKKWNLKTPGREEQIEADLEATAAK